In Tenrec ecaudatus isolate mTenEca1 chromosome 4, mTenEca1.hap1, whole genome shotgun sequence, a single window of DNA contains:
- the RASGEF1A gene encoding ras-GEF domain-containing family member 1A — translation MPQTFVFSSAFSPSCSEQGQPNMGECSNSGSGDLIFQDGHLISGSLEALMEHLVPTVDYYPDKTYIFTFLLSSRVFIPPHDLLARVGKLCLAQRQHLEAGPDQAKLKSFSVKIVQLLKEWTEAFPCDFQGEKAMAELRSITHCITQRDEENSTVNKAVTQMTQNLLLSLAARSQLQEIWEKVHPLAMNRGAVLNTKSPTTQKDILSVCCDPLVLAQQLTHIELEQVHSIHPEDLMQILSHRDSLDNQRCQGDQTRIYSLEAYDNWFNCLSMLVATEVCRVVKKKQRTRMVEFFIEVARECFNIGNFNSMMAIISGMNLSPVARLKKTWSKVKTAKFDVLEHHMDPSSNFCNYRTALQGATQRSQTAHSDREKIVIPVFNLFVKDIYFLRKIHPNRLPSGQVNFKKFREISRQIHDFITWTQVECPFEKDKKLQNYLLTAPVYSEEALFMASFESEGPENHMEKDSWKTLRTTLLNRA, via the exons ATGCCCCAGACATTTGTCTTCTCCAGCGCATTCTCGCCCAGCTGTAGTGAACAGGGACAGCCCAACATGGGGGAGTGCAGCAACAGTGGCTCCGGAGACCTCATCTTCCAAGATGGACACCTCATCTCAGGGTCTCTTGAAGCCTTGATGGAACACCTGGTCCCCACGGTGGACTATTACCCTGAT AAGACGTACATTTTCACTTTTCTGCTGAGTTCCCGAGTCTTCATCCCACCTCATGACCTGCTGGCCCGAGTAGGGAAGCTCTGTTTGGCACAAAGGCAGCACCTGGAAGCGGGCCCTGACCAG GCTAAGCTGAAATCCTTTTCAGTCAAGATAGTACAGCTTCTGAAGGAGTGGACCGAGGCCTTCCCATGCGACTTCCAGGGAGAAAAGGCCATGGCTGAGCTGCGCTCCATCACTCACTGCATTACTCAACGTGACGAG GAGAATAGCACTGTGAACAAGGCTGTGACCCAAATGACACAGAACCTGCTACTGTCCCTGGCAGCTCGGAGCCAGCTCCAGGAGATCTGGGAGAAGGTTCACCCCCTAGCCATGAACAGAGGGGCTGTGCTCAATACTAAATCACCGACCACCCAGAAGGACATCCTGAGTGTGTGTTGCGACCCGCTGGTGCTGGCTCAGCAGCTCACCCACATTGAGCTG GAGCAGGTCCACAGCATCCAcccagaggacctgatgcagatccTCAGCCACAGAGACTCCCTGGATAACCAAAGG TGCCAAGGAGATCAGACCAGGATCTACAGCCTGGAGGCCTACGACAACTGGTTCAACTGCCTCAGCATGCTGGTGGCCACTGAGGTGTGCCGG GTGGTTAAAAAGAAGCAGCGGACGCGCATGGTGGAGTTCTTCATTGAGGTGGCCAGGGAATGCTTCAACATTGGGAACTTCAACTCCATGATGGCCATCATCT CTGGCATGAACCTCAGTCCTGTGGCTCGGCTGAAGAAAACATGGTCCAAAGTCAAGACGGCCAAGTTTGACGTCCTAGAG CACCACATGGATCCATCCAGTAACTTCTGTAACTACCGAACCGCCCTGCAGGGGGCCACGCAAAGGTCTCAGACGGCACACAGCGACAGAGAGAAGATTGTTATCCCTGTGTTCAATCTCTTTGTGAAGGACATTTACTTCCTGCGCAAAATCCACCCTAACCGCCTGCCCAGTGGGCAGGTGAACTTCAAG AAATTTCGGGAAATTTCCAGACAAATCCATGACTTCATCACATGGACACAGGTGGAATGTCCTTTTGAGAAGGACAAGAAGCTCCAGAACTACCTGCTCACAGCACCCGTCTACAGTGAAGAAG